The window TGTTTGATGGATTGTTTGCTGAATCTGTGTCCTTCTGCATATAAGTATAGTGAATGTGATGCCCTTTATGTCTTCTGCTTAATTTCATACAAATTTGTTGACTACTTCCTCAGGCAGAACTACTCCACCAACTTGCAACAAACAGGACTTGTTACCACCTCCACTAACTACATGTAGCCTTTTGATCTTTATATATCCGTCTGTTCTCCACAACAACAATGTCTCTTCCTGCAAGCACTAATTATGTCTCTGATAGCTTTGTTTGGAATTTAAAGTTTGAATCTAAGGTACGACTAGAAGAGTGTGGTATTATGGTATTTCTGTAGTAACTTTCAATTATGACCTGTTTTTGTTTAAATATCTTTCTTGAAGATTATTTGTGCTTTATACAATGTTGTTGTTATTACATTTGAAACTGCTTAAGGCTCTTCAATGTTTTGGCAACTCAATATCAATGGTGGTCAAACTTTAGCATTCCATGGGAGCATGTTAGCGAAGACATAAGAACACTTTGCTTTGTGTGAGACAATAGGAATTTTACGATTAATGATATCATCCTCAGCAAAAATTGATGGGGTGAAAGATCGATGTTTGGTATTTGTTGCTGCATGTTGCCTCATGAGCATGACCATTCTAGCCGTACGATCTGCTCCAGAAGCTCGCATAAAGCAAGCTTTGTGGCTAGTAGTTACAGATGTACTGGTTTTATCTCTCTTTTGGAATAATATGGCACAGGGAGTAGCCTAAGTGCAGTTGGTCTGTCGCATACAGACATTTTAACATGAATGGATGATTAGGATTTaggattatttatttttctgcaCCTActtattgagatgaaagatatgccAATTTTGCTGCTTATATATGCTGATCAATACTTGTATTTTCACACGCTGCAATTTACACCTCTCTGACCGGAACTAGTTTATTTCCTAATCTTTGGTAGAGAGACGGGGGATGAGAAGTTCTGAGGTTTTTCACTTTCATGGTAGGAAGAATGCCATTTCAGACCCCGAAGGAGGTAATACATTGCCAGGAAGAAAGAGGAGCCATCCTGAATCAGTATATTCAGGTTTGATAGATCGAGCATTTCCCCTGAGCTCAGGCTCCCCTGAAAGCCCATGCTTGATTAAGGTACTAATCCTTTTTCTTTTGCTTCTGCGCTTATTGTGGTAGCAGTTAATCTGCATGCTTTCCTGTACTTTGATAAATGGTTGTCTGACCTTTTATGGTTACTAACCTTGAAAAATTAGATGTTTGGAAAAGAAATAGTTAGTGAGCGCCCGGATAAAGCTcgtgatgatgaaattatgttgTCTATGCATCGACCACCAAGGCCAACTTCTCTTGTGTTGCATCCTCCCCTTAGTAGCAGACCTGATTCTCTTAGTTCCAAGTTAGAACAATCATTGTCCAGAAGTCCTGGACGGTTACTACATGCTTCATGCTTTTCGAAAGCTACAATTTCTTCTTCATATGTGAACAAAGATGCGAGTGCGGTTGCGACAGTTATTTCACAATCTTCCATAGATGAAGGTTCTCGAACAAACATCAAAGCTTCTGGAGTTGTAAGTATCAGCAACCCCGTTAGCATGGTTTGTGAGAAAATATCAACCGAATTCTTGCCTAGACCTAAGGCTTCTCATGCTACAGAATCAGAAACTTCTAATGCTGTAAGGTGTGTCTCTTTTACAATGTGGCTTATATGTTTCGACAAGCTCTCCCTTAACTTTGATTCATCCGTTAGTGTTGAATATGATGGTATCAATGCCATAAAACCTCTATTTGTCTTTGACAGGCGATCTAAGGCAGCGTCTCCTGGACGTCAGATGACCATATTCTACTCTGGCCAAGCACATGTTTTTGACAGTGTCCATCCAAATAAGGTCAGCTTAATGTTCAAGATATTGATCTTTGCTGTTGTTTATCATAACAATCTAGGTGTAATTGAGTGTCTATGAAAATTTGATGTTCTATTACCAGAATATGTACCATGGTATATGGCATAGCCTTCACCAACATTGCTATAAGATTTAGTACTCTATACAGAAATGAACACTAAACTAGCATATCACTAGCCGTTCATGCTTTGATGCAGATTATTTTTTCCTATCCAAAAGAAACTTGACTTCCTATCAGATCTATTTTATTTATCTTGCTCCCTGTAAGAAGTGTTCCAAATTGTTTGAAATCAATTTATACCAACATTTCTTCAACTAATCAAATCCACCCGATAATAGCCTCAATTCATGATTCTATATTTTCAACTTCAGGCAGATGTAATACTGGCTTTAGCTGGATCAAACGGCGTATCATGGTCGACCACTTACCACTCCAGATCTAGTGATCAGTCGATCGTGAATGAAGCTAAAACACGAGAGGAAGCGCGGACGAGCAATTTGCCAATATCTGTACAAGGGGATATGACTCACCAAATTGCAGAGATACCACCTCCGAGTGATCATTCTGCCATTAGATCTGGTACACCTTTTCTCTTGTTCAGTGAATAGAATCATATAAATATGACCTCTATGTGTCAATAAACATTAGGAAATTCCAATGATGGATTTGTGGCATTATGGACTTCAGGTGGAAAGGATGTGGGTGACGAAGGGTGCGCTTGATTGAGGACCCATTTGGATCCATTTCACTTGGTGGCGCTTTGGAATTCTTGGTTTTGTTGTCATTTGCTTTGGTTTGGTGGTTTATGTGACTACAGGAACTTATCGATCAACCTTCAAGACTTTCTATATGTATCGTTTTGCATCGTTGCTAGTTTTCTCATGCTGATGAACTTTTGGATGCATTACTTTCTCTTCAACCATGACATTTTATGCCTTCAATGCAGCCACGATATATAACTCATTACCTATAGAAGATAAGGAACATGCAAGAGTAAGGTACAAGGGGTGTTATATCGAACATTTAGAGCTCAATACAACTTCTTTGATCAGATGCCGAATCAGGAAAACAAGCGATGATAAGGGAATCGGCTTATGCTCCTAATTGATAGCATAAGTACATAAAATGGTTGTCATTACACCCACAAGCATTGCCTTCAATACATCAACAATCTTCTAACATAGTTACTAGAGGACACAATAAtataaaaagggaaaaagaagaagatatagcAACAGAACTTGAGCAGTCTGAATACACTTCAAGctgctattcttcttcttctagcaACCATCTTGAATACTTCAACTAAGAGCAGCGACAACTGGTGGAGCGATTGCCGGTCTTACCAGGACAGATGTGTTCCCAGTTACTGGCCGGAAGGCCGCGATGGACTCCAGCCGCTCCCATGTCATCCTTCGCTTCTCCGCCATTATCGTTTGCCTCGCTTCCTCCTCTTCAAACTTCGTTTTGCAGGCCAAGAACAGCTCCTCATCCATCTCAGAGAGCATCTTTTTTACATTCTGTGTTAGATTCAGAACAGCTTGATTCCAGTGACTCCGGGTGTTCCTCTCTAGAGCTGGCAAAACCACGGGCATGATTGCTTGCCGGTGTTGGGACACTAGGCTAATCACATGATCATTGTTCCACAAGAAGAGGGCCCGCTCCGCCACCTGAAACCCATTTACAAATTAGTAAGACAGTGAGTTAGGGTTATCATACCAAAGATGCTCTCATATAGCTCATTGCAAAACAAATTTTGCCAACTAAAAGATCTAGCAACATCAGCTTAATGATTACCCATGACTCGAATGCAGTGCCATATTGTTTGCTAATCAGTAGTCATCATAATGGAGACAACATATGAACACACTTGATATTACATCACTATCTGCCTACAAAAATGGGTAATTAGTACGAAGAACACCAACATAACCCAATCGTGTTGATGTTGACCATATGTTCGCAATTATTATACACAATTTACCGTCAGGGCCTGCATTTGCTTCTGGACAAAGTTAGGTGGTCATCCATGGACCACAAACCCTTTCCATCAAAGATACTGATTTGTTACAAGAGCCATGATAGAAAGTCGACTTCTTCCCCGGCAAATCCTTACACCAGTTGATGAAATTTCTACCAATATCTTCACTACTCTCTAAAGTTAAACCTATCATCTAAAATAATAGACTGAATAAAATTCATTTTCCTATGATCAAATCAGTATCTTTGATGGAAAGTGTTTGTGGTCCATGGATGAGCACATAACTTCGTTTGGAAGGAAACGCAAGGTCCATGGATGGCAACCGCTTAACATctgccaaaaagaaaagaaacccaCAAACATGAAATACTAGGAGAAAACAGTAATTGAACCAAAAGAACATGGTCCAACTCCAGCTGatacatatataaaaattaaaaaataccaACTAAACCTTTACATATATATAAACCCATAGAGTTTCTTTTCCTTAGTACATAAGCATGTGTGTGCATATTACATTTGCTATGTGCAGTGGACTTTGTGAAACATTAAGTGCGAACTATAGGTTCCTGTTTATCAGTTTCAGATAAATAGAtaacaaaaataatcataaatacaACATAACTGAATATATTAACTAATCTATCTTTTTCATATTGTttgcaaaatataaaatatttgagaAAATACCTGCTACTGGTGGTAGAAGTTAGACATAAAGAGGTTAACCTTCCAAATATTTAGTGAGAGTTACTTTATACTGCAGTGTGCTGTAATTGTCTCTCTTCCAGTGCTAAAACTATTCTTCAATGTTTGTCAAGCTTCTAAGTCAGCATCGCTAAGACTGGTGAAAGGACAGACAAAGAGGCACAGAATCTTCAAGATGAAAAATGAGATGATGACATCTCTTAGAAAACATCCTAGTGGTGAAGTTAGATGAACTAGTGAAACATCTAAATGACACTGAGGAAAAGCAAAAGAATAGGGCCAAATTCAGAACTCAATTTGGAAGAACAATCGAAGGAAAGAATGCCCCaccatgagattcaacaaaagtttATAATCAGTTTATACAACTTGATGCTAACCATAACCAGTCATTCCTGACCAAGAAAAGCTTCAGGAAGAGAGGAAATCCTTAAAAAAATTCTTCTGGGTAGAAGGATATTCCTCTCAGTTTGTAGTCTAAGCTCATGCTACTAAAAAGCTGATCtacatatctcatatggagtaaCATAGAAATAATGGGAAAATTGGAGCATAAGTTAGAGAAACAGTTCTCATCACCTGGAAGTGGGAGCTGTTGATGCAGAAACTAATCCTCCGGAACAATGGAATCATACACTTCTGGAGTTCCACCATGTTAGTAGCCTCCAAGACCTCCTC of the Musa acuminata AAA Group cultivar baxijiao chromosome BXJ3-2, Cavendish_Baxijiao_AAA, whole genome shotgun sequence genome contains:
- the LOC108952199 gene encoding protein TIFY 8-like isoform X1, whose product is MAVVMTTGAGGDEQQQQHQNPFFLDFLGMGMSCGGQTPAPDSRSMAGHAEPDAASPSASWQTLGVSSAGQHGIVSATSLLGSERRGMRSSEVFHFHGRKNAISDPEGGNTLPGRKRSHPESVYSGLIDRAFPLSSGSPESPCLIKMFGKEIVSERPDKARDDEIMLSMHRPPRPTSLVLHPPLSSRPDSLSSKLEQSLSRSPGRLLHASCFSKATISSSYVNKDASAVATVISQSSIDEGSRTNIKASGVVSISNPVSMVCEKISTEFLPRPKASHATESETSNAVRRSKAASPGRQMTIFYSGQAHVFDSVHPNKADVILALAGSNGVSWSTTYHSRSSDQSIVNEAKTREEARTSNLPISVQGDMTHQIAEIPPPSDHSAIRSGGKDVGDEGCA
- the LOC108952199 gene encoding uncharacterized protein LOC108952199 isoform X2, which produces MRSSEVFHFHGRKNAISDPEGGNTLPGRKRSHPESVYSGLIDRAFPLSSGSPESPCLIKMFGKEIVSERPDKARDDEIMLSMHRPPRPTSLVLHPPLSSRPDSLSSKLEQSLSRSPGRLLHASCFSKATISSSYVNKDASAVATVISQSSIDEGSRTNIKASGVVSISNPVSMVCEKISTEFLPRPKASHATESETSNAVRRSKAASPGRQMTIFYSGQAHVFDSVHPNKADVILALAGSNGVSWSTTYHSRSSDQSIVNEAKTREEARTSNLPISVQGDMTHQIAEIPPPSDHSAIRSGGKDVGDEGCA